Within Bremerella sp. JC817, the genomic segment CCCAGACCGTAAGCCAAAGCGGCTGCGGTTGGTTCGTTGATGATACGAGCGACTTCCAGACCGGCGATTTGGCCGGCGTCTTTGGTAGCCTGACGCTGGGCGTCGTTGAAGTAGGCTGGAACCGTGATCACAGCCTTGCTGACCTTGTGCCCCAGGTAGCTTTCCGCGGCAGCCTTCAATTTTTGAAGGACCTTGGCGGAAATCTCCGGAGGCGTGAATTCGTTGTCGCCGATCTGAACTTTGACGTATTCGTCGGCGCTTCCGATCACTTTGTACGGAACCATCTTCTCTTCCGAGCCGACTTCGCTGTGACGACGACCCATGAAGCGTTTGATGGAGTAAACAGTTTTCGTCGGGTTGGTAACGGCCTGACGACGAGCTGGCTCGCCAACCAGGACTTCACCCTTATCGGTATAACCGACGACACTCGGGGTGAGTCGGCTACCTTCGGCGTTCGGAATCACCTTGGCTTCCGAACCTTCCATGACCGCGACCACCGAGTTCGTGGTACCGAGGTCGATCCCAATAATCACTTCGCCTTGTGCCATGATGGTTACCTCTTTCTTTCGTTAAATCCGCGCCGCCAGGGCGTCAGGGTGTTTTATAAAAGGAAGGCCGAGCTTGCACTCGACTTTGCTTGTCATGCTTGAATGGAACCTGCCGAGCCGGTTGCAGCTCGTGCAGTTGCTGTCGATGAATTGCAAGAGCTATGCCAAAACAAATTCCCAAGTGACCACTAGCACCACAAGTCTTGTAGCCATAAAGACTTAAAACAAAGGCGTTTTTTCCATCGCTAAATCACGGGCTTCTATCTCTGGATTTCTCTGCCAAAATGGCAGCGATCTCACCCAAACTATGGTGGGTCCTAGGTTTAAGGCGGCTGGGAATGAAGTATGATTCTGAAAATACCGATCGCATTCACCTTGGATGACGGTCGCAGCCACGCTGGTCGCTTTATGGCATCCTGCGAGACTGCCGCTGCTGCCCGTGATCCTTCAAGCAAAACATCCCACCATGGCCAAAGCTCCCCGCAAGACTTCCGCGACCGACCTGAAGAAGACGTTGGCCAAGATCGACCAGCAAATCCTTGACTTGCTCTCGAAACGGGTCGATGCCTGTCAGAAAATGGTCCAAGCCGACCCGGGCAAAACGATCGAACAGCAGCTCAGCTCGGAAGAAACCGAGCTGCAAAAGCTGCTTTCCAGCAACAAGACAACGCTGAAGAACGACTCGGTCTCGCCCGTGTTGCAGGAAGTGTTGAGCCTCTGCCGTGGTGCCTCGCGACGCCTTCGCGTGGCTTATCTCGGTCCGCAGTACAGCTATTCGCACCAGGCCGCCGTCGAAAAGTTCGGTTCCAATGCCGACTATTCACCCGTTGCGACGATCGCGGCTGTCTTCGAAGAAATCCAACGCAATCAGGCCGATTTTGGGCTCGTCCCGGTCGAGAACTCCAACGATGGACGCGTAACCGACACGCTCGAGATGTTCGCCAAGTTGCCGACCAAAATCTGCGGCGAAGTGAAACTCCACATCCATCATCAGCTTTTGGCGAAGTGCAACCGCGAGTCGATCAAAGAAGTCTTCAGTAAGCCTCAAGCCTTGTCGCAATGTCGCAATTGGCTGGCTAAGCATCTGCCGGCAGCTCGGCCGATTGAAATGGCCAGCACGGCAGCCGCCGCCCAATTGGCAGCCCAGAAAGAAGGTGCCGCTGCGATCGCAAGTCGTGCTGCTGGAATGAATTACAACCTGGAGACAATCGCCTCGAACATCGAGGACAACCCGAACAACATCACTCGGTTCGCGGTCATCTCGCACGACATGGGTCCCAAAACCGGGAACGACAAGACGGCCCTGCTCTTCCAAACCGAGCACAAGCCAGGGGCCTTGGCAGACGCGATGAACATCTTCAAGAAGAACCGGCTGAACCTGACCTGGATCGAGTCGTTCCCGGTTGCCAACTCCCCAGAAGAGTACCTTTTCTTCGTTGAGATGGAGGGGCACTGCTCGGAACTGAAGATCCGCCGGGCGGTCTCGGCCCTGGAAAAGAAATCGCTCCGCCTGGAAATTCTCGGCTCGTACCAGAAGACCGAACCGGTCAACTAGAGCGTGCGTTATCGGTGCCAGACCGTGAAAAACACGGCAAAAATTATGCCCCATTCTGGTGACAGGTGACCTCGACGACGATGCCAGCACTCTGCTATATTTACGGGTTTCATTCCAAAACCATGGCACGACTTAGGTTAAGCTGAGTCCCAATTTTTCAACGACCACTGGCGGTCCGAAGGAGAACGACGGGTGAGACGTCCTTTCATCGCAGGTAACTGGAAAATGAACACCACCAAAGCAGAAGGCGTGGCTTTGGTGAAAGGCGTTGCTGAAGGCAACACGGCAGGCGACGCGGTCGAAGTTGCCGTTTGTGCCCCGAGTGTTTACCTGGATGCGGTCGTCACCGCTGCCGGTGGCAAGGTTGGCGTGGGTGCTCAGAATTGCTACCACGAAGCTTCCGGCGCTTTCACCGGTGAGATCTCGGCTGCCATGGCGAAAGACGTCGGCTGCCAGTACGTGATCCTTGGTCACAGCGAACGTCGTCACATCTTCGGCGAATCGAACGCCGATGTCTGCAAGAAGGTTCATGCCGTTCTGGCCGCCGGCCTCGTGCCGATTGTTTGCGTTGGCGAACTGCTGGAAGAACGCGAATCGGGTAAGACCTCGGACGTTGTTGCCGAACAGATGTACGGTAGCCTCGCTGGGGTCACTGCCGAACAAATGAAGTCGGTCGTGATTGCTTACGAACCTGTCTGGGCGATTGGTACCGGCAAGGTTGCGACTCCCGAACAAGCCGAAGAAGTTCACGCCGGCATCCGCACCCTGATGACCGCCAAGTACGGCGAAGCGATCTCCGAAGGTGTTCGCATCCAGTACGGCGGTAGCGTGAAGCCTGACAACGCCGCCGAACTGCTTTCGCAGCCGAACATCGACGGTGCCTTGGTTGGTGGCGCATCGCTGAAGGCAGACAGCTTCCTTGGCATTATTGCCGGGGCAAACGCTTCCTAATTCGATTCACTCCCCTGGTTGGTCTCGCTTGCTGGCGATGCCTTTTCAAGAATCCTAACACGGACGTTTTCAGAAGTATCCAGTCATGACCAGTCCCATCCTTTTCGGGTTTCTTCAGTATATCCTTGGCCCGCTGATTTTCATGACCTCGGTCTTCCTCATCATGGTCGTGCTCGTGCAGCGTGGTCGTGGTGGCGGTCTGACCGGTGCCCTGGGTGGTGCTGGCGGTCAAAGCGCTTTTGGTGCCAAGGCTGGTGACGTCTTCACGAAGATCACCATCGTCGTGGCCGTTTTCTGGATTCTGCTCTGCATTCTGGCCACCATGAGCCTGCAAGACTCGGGTGCGAGCAAGCTGGGCTCTGGCGGCGGTGTTGCCCCAGCCGGTGGTGCTTCGGCAACGCCAGGCATGGAAGGTCCAGCATTGACCGTCCCATCGGACGAAGAAGGTACCCAGCCAGCGGACGAAGCCGCACCAGCTGACAAGCCTGCCGAGAATCTCGAACCACCTGCTGGCGAGTCGACCGAAGCCCCAGCCGCGGAAGCTGCCGCCCCAGCAACCGAAGAAGCTCCGATGACCGAAGAGAAGCCTGCTTCTTAGTGTTCTCGAGCCCAATCGAAGACGTTTTCTGCAAACTTCCCCGAGAACCTCTTGGGGAAGTTTTTATCGTTTCATTCGCCCCTTTCCCATCGCATCGCACTCAACTGGAGATCCCCCAACATGCTGCTTAGCATGACCGGCTATGGCGATGCCCACCTGCACACTGAAGGGGTTTCGGTATCGATCGAGATCCGCTCGGTCAATAACCGCTACTTCAAATTGGCGGTCCGCGGGAACGAGCTCTTCAGTGGGCTCGAATCGCAGATCGAAGCGGTAACCCGGAAGCATATCAATCGCGGCACCATCACGATCAACCTGCGTATCAAGCAGGACGTGACGGCCGACAAGTACCGCATCGATACCGAAGTGCTGGAAAGCTACATCCAACAAATCCACAAGCTTGGGTCGAAGGTCGGCATTACCGAGACGCCGCACATTGACTCGATCTTGCAGCTCCCTGGCGTGGTCCAGGAAAACAGCGACAGTGACGACGAACAATTCAACGCCTGGCCGGTGATCGAACAAGCCCTCAAGACGGCGCTTGAAAAGTTTGATTCGATGCGTCGCCACGAAGGGGAAGCCACGACGAAAGATCTGCGAGAAAACCTCGCCTTGATCGCGTCGCACCTCGAAGAAATCGAAGCCAAGTCGCCCGATGTTATCGCCGGCTATCGCGATCGCATGACCGACCGCGTGAACAAGGTCCTGGAGGAATTCGACGTTTCGGTCGATCCAGCAACACTCCTTCGCGAAGTCGCGATCTTCACCGATCGCGTCAACATCTCGGAAGAAGTCGTGCGACTGAAAAGCCACCTCGGGCAATTCGAGAACTTCCTGACCCAGAAAGAATCGACGGGCCGTAAGCTCGACTTCCTGACTCAGGAGTTGTTTCGTGAAACGAACACGATCGGCTCGAAAGCGAACGATGCCGAGATCGCCAAAGCGGTCGTGGAAATGAAGACTGCGATCGAAAAGATCCGCGAGCAAGTCCAGAACATCGAGTGAGCGAGTTCCGCCTGGAAGGCAGTCCTCGCCGAAACGTGAATCCCAGCAACCAGCAGAGCATGACGAATACCACGCCTGGCATTTTGGTCATCCTTTCCGGCCCCTCGGGCGTCGGCAAGTCGACCGTTGTGCGTAAACTGCTGGCCCTGGGAGATCCGGCCATCGAACTGAGCATCTCGGCGACGACTCGTTCGCCCCGAGATGGAGAGCAAAACGGCGTCGACTATCACTTCCTTTCCAAGGAAGAGTTCGAGAAACGAATCGATGAAGACCAGTTCCTGGAATTCGTCGAGGTTTTCCGAACAGGCCACCTGTATGGCACCTTGCGAAGCGAAGTCGAAGCCCGAATCGCCCAGGGGATTTCGGTCCTACTGGAGATCGACGTCGAAGGAGCCGCCAAGGTTCAAGACAAGTACCCTGATGCCGTGACGATTTTCCTCAGCCCCGACTCGAGCGAAGAATTGGAACGTCGACTTCGAGACCGGGGAACAGAAACAGAAGAAGCCATTCAACGTCGACTGGCAACGGCCCAACACGAGATGGAAAACTCGACCTGGTATCGCTACCGGGTAGTTAACGTGGCCGATGCTGCCGACGATGCCGTTACACAACTTGCGGACATTATCCGTCAGGAAAAGGAGGAGCGATGCTCGAAGAACTGAAAGAAGAATTCATCATCAAGAAGGTCGGTGGCCGATTCAAGCTTTCGACGCTGATCCAGAAGCGTCTGGTCGCATTGAATGCCGGTAGCCGTCCATTGGTCGACATGCAGTCGGACAACAAGATGGAAATCGTCCTGGAAGAGATCAAGCAGGATAAGATCTTCCTGGACACCTCGAACGAACTGCGCACCACCGCCGATAGCGACGTGATGATCAAGTCGTTCGACGCCATCATGAGCGACGAACTGTGAGCCCGGCAAAGGTCATCATTGGTGTCACCGGCGGAATCGCCGCGTACAAGACGCCTGCTCTGGTCAGCCAACTGGTCAAGTCAGATGTCGATGTCACCGTAGTGATGACCCGAGCTTCCCAGCAATTCGCAGGCGTGGCCACCTTGGCCGCGCTTTCCGGAAAGCGGGTTCATACGGAACTCTTTGACGATGCCATGCCCCTGGGCGCGCACATTGAACTTGCGCGTCGAGCGGCCCTTCTATGCATCGTGCCAGCCTCGGCGGACTTCATGGCCAAAGCTGCCCATGGGATGGCCGACGACCTGCTGAGCACGCTCTACCTGGCGTTCACAGGGCACGTGATGATGTGTCCGGCGATGAACAAAGAAATGTGGGCCCATCCTGCCGTCCAGCGAAACGTGGCAACACTGACCACGGACGGCGTTCAAATGATCGGCCCTGACTCTGGCTGGCAAAGCTGCCGCGTGGAAGGCACCGGCCGCATGACCGAGCCTGACGAGATCTTCGCGGCCATTCAAAGCCACTTCAGCAGCCAGTAAGAAATAACGAGCCGACTGCTCGCCCTTCCCCGCTACTGCATGCGCAGCAAAAAGGCGGCACCTAATGGATACCGCCTCTTCGTAGCTCATTGGGAACCGCGATCGCGGGCTGAAGGCTTACAGGCCCCAGCGTTCGATCAGTTCTTCAGCGGCCGGAGTCAGCTTGCGGAGCTTATCGGCGATCTTGCGACGTTCGTCATTCGTTGGGTTCTTCGCCAAGGTTGCCTTGAACTTGGCATAAACCTTCTTGCGATGACGACGACGTTTCAGCTCCTTGTGACGTTCGTTGATGACCGGCACGCGACAGTTCCTTTAAAGGGATTTCGGAATGTGATTGGGTAATCGACGTACAAGACGTCGGATTTCTTGATCTGGAAACCCAACAATGTAAGGAATGGGGCGAATTTCGTCAATCGGCCGTGCGGTTTTCGGCCGAGGAAGTCCAAGCTATGAGCCGCGGCCCTCCCTTAAAGGGCATTTAGGGCCCAGGGAATTGACGCACGCCCCTCATTCGCGGAGACTAGATGGCACGGCAAACCGTACACATTGCCAAACCTACCCCACCCGAATCATCACTGTCACACCTCCAGGAGATATGCGATGCGTTGTATTGCGTGCTTGATGCTTGCCTTCGCCTTTGCCATGCCGGCTTGGGCCGAAGACGTCGCCACCAAGGAACCGATTGAAGCCTTGAAGCCTGTGCCGCGGGATCAATGGTGGAAGACTCGTCACGAAGAAAAGCTGAAAGCGATCGAAAACGCCGACAAGATCGACGTCGTCTTCATTGGCGATTCGATTACCCACGGCTGGGAAAATGCCGGCAAAGAAGTCTGGAACGAAAACTTCGCCTCGATGCACCCGCTGAACATCGGCTACAGCGGCGACCGCACCGAACATGTCTTGTGGCGATTTGAACATGGCGAACTGGATGGCTATAAGCCGAAGGTCGCCGTCATCATGATCGGCACCAACAACACCGGCCATCGCAAAGAGAAGTCGGAAGACACCGCCGCTGGCGTCAACGCCATCGTCGAGAAGCTGCACGAAAAGCACCCAGAAACGAAGATCCTGCTGCTGGCGATCTTCCCGCGTGGTGCGACCACCGACGATCCGCTGCGCAAGCTGAACGACGGTGCAAATGAAATCATCGAGAAGGACATGAAGGACAAAGACTACGTCACCTTCCTGAACATCAACGATGTGTTCCTGACCGACGACGGTGTGCTGCCGAAGGAAGTCATGCCTGACCTGCTGCATCCACGTCAGGCCGGCTACAAGCTGTGGGCCGACGCCATCACTCCCAAAGTGAAAGAGCTTCTGGGCGAATAGTCGCCTTGAATCACTCGTGACATCAAAAAAGGCCAGGCAGAGCAATCTGTCCTGGTCTTTTTTCGTTCCAGGCCACAAATTCTCTTTGACGACTCACGAGCAACCCTTCATTATGTAGCTCCCACCTACAAGTTTCCCTCCGGAGTTGCCGCCGATGCGTTTTGCTTTTGCGACCCTGCTGGCCGTTACTTTCCTCTCCCCTGCCCTCGCCGAAGAGCCAAGCCCTGGCGACTTGATGGTCCACCAATACTTCGCCGATCAGACGGCGAAGCTGCAGGATCAACCGCTCGACGAGATCGATTCGCTCGAACAGTGGGAAGCCAGGCGGGATACGCTTCACAAGCAATATCGCGAGATGTTGGGCCTCGAACCTTGGCCCGAGAAAACCGACCTGAAAGCAACCACCACCGGCACGCTCGAGCGAGATAGGATCGTCGTCGAGAAGATCCATTTCCAATCGCGACCTGGCCTGTACGTTACCGCTAACCTGTATCGCCCGGCCAAAGTGGAAGGCAAACTGCCGGCGGTCTTGTACCTTTGTGGCCATGGACGCGTCGTGAAAGATGGCGTCAGCTACGGCAATAAATCGCACTATCAGCATCACGGTGCCTGGTTTGCCCGTAACGGCTTCGTCTGCTTGACGCTCGATTCGATTCAATTGGGCGAGATTCTCGGCAAGCATCGCGGAAGTTACGACGACTCTGGCCAATGGTGGACCAACCGCGGCTACACGCCGGCCGGGGTCGAAGCGTGGAACTGCGTTCGGGCCATCGACCTGCTGCAATCACGCGACGACGTCGATCCCAACAAAATCGGTGTCACCGGTCGCAGTGGTGGTGGTGCCTATAGCTGGTACATCGCCGCGCTCGACGATCGGATTCAAGCCGCCGTTCCCGTTGCCGGCATTACCGATCTGCAAGACCACGTCGTCACCGGCGTCGTTTCGGGACATTGCGACTGCATGTTCTGGGTGAACACCTACCAGTTCGATTACGCGATGCTGCCCGCCCTGATCGCACCTCGGCCGCTGATGATCGCCAACACCGATTACGACCCAATCTTCCCGGTCGAAGGGGTCGAACGCACGCACCTGGCCGCTCGCAAGATCTATTCGCTCTACGGGAAGGCCCCGAACCTCGCTCTGACGATCGTTCCAGGTCCGCATGCCGACATTCAGCCGCTGCAGATTCCGGCGTTCTATTGGCTGCAGAAGCATCTGCAGGGCGAAACGCCGCCAATCGCCGATGTCGCTGACAAGCGATTCACGGTTGAAGAATTGAAGGTGTTCGACAAGATTCCCGAAGACGAAATTGTCACGTCGATCGAAGAGTCGTTCGTGCCGATCGCCCCGGCACCGAAAGCCCCAGAGTCGCCCGCTGAGTGGGAAACAATGGCGGCCGAGTGGAAGCAGCTATTGCTCGAAAAGTCATTCAGCGGCTGGCCGCAAAAGGAGCTACCTCTCCCAATCGCCAATGGTAAAGCGAAGCCGGCCGGCAAGTGGCAAGTCGCTCAGCATACGCTAACAACGCAGAAGCATGTCGACCTGCCGCTGCTGCAGTTCACGAAATCAAAGGCGAATGAGGATCAGCCTTCGACGGCCAAGTTGATCGTCGTCGACGATGCTGGCTGGGAACAATGGTCGAAGCTCGCTTCCGATGATGGCAACGAGCCCCTGCCGATCGCCGACGCCGATCAATACGCCTCGGTGTTTGTTCTTGCCCCACGTGGT encodes:
- the pheA gene encoding prephenate dehydratase translates to MAKAPRKTSATDLKKTLAKIDQQILDLLSKRVDACQKMVQADPGKTIEQQLSSEETELQKLLSSNKTTLKNDSVSPVLQEVLSLCRGASRRLRVAYLGPQYSYSHQAAVEKFGSNADYSPVATIAAVFEEIQRNQADFGLVPVENSNDGRVTDTLEMFAKLPTKICGEVKLHIHHQLLAKCNRESIKEVFSKPQALSQCRNWLAKHLPAARPIEMASTAAAAQLAAQKEGAAAIASRAAGMNYNLETIASNIEDNPNNITRFAVISHDMGPKTGNDKTALLFQTEHKPGALADAMNIFKKNRLNLTWIESFPVANSPEEYLFFVEMEGHCSELKIRRAVSALEKKSLRLEILGSYQKTEPVN
- the tpiA gene encoding triose-phosphate isomerase, whose amino-acid sequence is MRRPFIAGNWKMNTTKAEGVALVKGVAEGNTAGDAVEVAVCAPSVYLDAVVTAAGGKVGVGAQNCYHEASGAFTGEISAAMAKDVGCQYVILGHSERRHIFGESNADVCKKVHAVLAAGLVPIVCVGELLEERESGKTSDVVAEQMYGSLAGVTAEQMKSVVIAYEPVWAIGTGKVATPEQAEEVHAGIRTLMTAKYGEAISEGVRIQYGGSVKPDNAAELLSQPNIDGALVGGASLKADSFLGIIAGANAS
- the secG gene encoding preprotein translocase subunit SecG, giving the protein MTSPILFGFLQYILGPLIFMTSVFLIMVVLVQRGRGGGLTGALGGAGGQSAFGAKAGDVFTKITIVVAVFWILLCILATMSLQDSGASKLGSGGGVAPAGGASATPGMEGPALTVPSDEEGTQPADEAAPADKPAENLEPPAGESTEAPAAEAAAPATEEAPMTEEKPAS
- a CDS encoding YicC/YloC family endoribonuclease — encoded protein: MLLSMTGYGDAHLHTEGVSVSIEIRSVNNRYFKLAVRGNELFSGLESQIEAVTRKHINRGTITINLRIKQDVTADKYRIDTEVLESYIQQIHKLGSKVGITETPHIDSILQLPGVVQENSDSDDEQFNAWPVIEQALKTALEKFDSMRRHEGEATTKDLRENLALIASHLEEIEAKSPDVIAGYRDRMTDRVNKVLEEFDVSVDPATLLREVAIFTDRVNISEEVVRLKSHLGQFENFLTQKESTGRKLDFLTQELFRETNTIGSKANDAEIAKAVVEMKTAIEKIREQVQNIE
- the gmk gene encoding guanylate kinase, producing MTNTTPGILVILSGPSGVGKSTVVRKLLALGDPAIELSISATTRSPRDGEQNGVDYHFLSKEEFEKRIDEDQFLEFVEVFRTGHLYGTLRSEVEARIAQGISVLLEIDVEGAAKVQDKYPDAVTIFLSPDSSEELERRLRDRGTETEEAIQRRLATAQHEMENSTWYRYRVVNVADAADDAVTQLADIIRQEKEERCSKN
- a CDS encoding DNA-directed RNA polymerase subunit omega; this translates as MLEELKEEFIIKKVGGRFKLSTLIQKRLVALNAGSRPLVDMQSDNKMEIVLEEIKQDKIFLDTSNELRTTADSDVMIKSFDAIMSDEL
- a CDS encoding flavoprotein, giving the protein MSPAKVIIGVTGGIAAYKTPALVSQLVKSDVDVTVVMTRASQQFAGVATLAALSGKRVHTELFDDAMPLGAHIELARRAALLCIVPASADFMAKAAHGMADDLLSTLYLAFTGHVMMCPAMNKEMWAHPAVQRNVATLTTDGVQMIGPDSGWQSCRVEGTGRMTEPDEIFAAIQSHFSSQ
- a CDS encoding DUF6800 family protein; its protein translation is MPVINERHKELKRRRHRKKVYAKFKATLAKNPTNDERRKIADKLRKLTPAAEELIERWGL
- a CDS encoding platelet-activating factor acetylhydrolase IB subunit, yielding MRCIACLMLAFAFAMPAWAEDVATKEPIEALKPVPRDQWWKTRHEEKLKAIENADKIDVVFIGDSITHGWENAGKEVWNENFASMHPLNIGYSGDRTEHVLWRFEHGELDGYKPKVAVIMIGTNNTGHRKEKSEDTAAGVNAIVEKLHEKHPETKILLLAIFPRGATTDDPLRKLNDGANEIIEKDMKDKDYVTFLNINDVFLTDDGVLPKEVMPDLLHPRQAGYKLWADAITPKVKELLGE
- a CDS encoding acetylxylan esterase, whose product is MRFAFATLLAVTFLSPALAEEPSPGDLMVHQYFADQTAKLQDQPLDEIDSLEQWEARRDTLHKQYREMLGLEPWPEKTDLKATTTGTLERDRIVVEKIHFQSRPGLYVTANLYRPAKVEGKLPAVLYLCGHGRVVKDGVSYGNKSHYQHHGAWFARNGFVCLTLDSIQLGEILGKHRGSYDDSGQWWTNRGYTPAGVEAWNCVRAIDLLQSRDDVDPNKIGVTGRSGGGAYSWYIAALDDRIQAAVPVAGITDLQDHVVTGVVSGHCDCMFWVNTYQFDYAMLPALIAPRPLMIANTDYDPIFPVEGVERTHLAARKIYSLYGKAPNLALTIVPGPHADIQPLQIPAFYWLQKHLQGETPPIADVADKRFTVEELKVFDKIPEDEIVTSIEESFVPIAPAPKAPESPAEWETMAAEWKQLLLEKSFSGWPQKELPLPIANGKAKPAGKWQVAQHTLTTQKHVDLPLLQFTKSKANEDQPSTAKLIVVDDAGWEQWSKLASDDGNEPLPIADADQYASVFVLAPRGIGPTQWTQEKKAEIHTRRRYLLIGQSLDAMRIWDIRQAAKAANKLSGSKQVDIEAEGILAADTLYAAIFEPQIGSLHLIDPPADHREGPYLLNVRRFMNLPEAAAMAANDPQAPRTIKTDNDDLMSFSEQVKAVAGSPVQTTAKP